Proteins from a genomic interval of Mycolicibacterium grossiae:
- a CDS encoding MFS transporter has product MAERVASRQSLRGLDALNFFLADVRDGLGPYLAIYLIAVRGPSHGWNEATVGAVITTAGIVGLIFQTPLGGLVDKVAQRRLVVVVAASMVTVSCLVLPFVSGFALVTATQSIASIAGAAVAPAISAITLGLVGPKLLAPRIGRNEAFNHAGNAASAGIAALLAWWLGPVVVFWLMGVLAVCSIVSTLRIRATEIDERQARGLTASAGDDAAGGAPGVSGLRVLLTSRPLLVFTIIAFTFHLSNAAMLTSVSQLLTRVVGKDGATSLVALCVLAAQLVMIPVAILVGRKADVWGRKPIFLAAFGVLAARGLLYTVSDNGTWLLVVQALDGVGAGIFGALFPVVVADLTRGTGRFNLAQGAVATSQGLGGALSAGLAGAIIVALGYDVAFWTLAGIAVVGLVLYATLMPETRPAPGGTPETGAAKAATG; this is encoded by the coding sequence GTGGCTGAACGCGTGGCGTCACGGCAGTCGTTGCGGGGACTCGACGCGCTCAACTTCTTCCTCGCCGACGTCCGCGACGGGCTCGGGCCGTACCTGGCGATCTACCTCATCGCCGTACGCGGGCCGAGCCACGGGTGGAACGAGGCAACGGTCGGCGCGGTCATCACGACCGCAGGCATCGTCGGGCTGATCTTTCAGACGCCGCTCGGCGGCCTCGTCGACAAGGTGGCGCAGCGGCGGCTCGTCGTGGTGGTCGCGGCGTCGATGGTGACCGTCAGCTGTCTGGTGCTGCCGTTCGTCAGCGGCTTTGCCCTCGTCACGGCGACCCAGTCGATCGCCTCGATTGCGGGAGCGGCTGTCGCCCCGGCTATTTCGGCGATCACGCTCGGGCTGGTCGGGCCGAAGCTGCTGGCACCGCGAATTGGCCGCAACGAGGCGTTCAACCACGCCGGCAACGCCGCCTCGGCGGGCATCGCGGCACTGCTCGCGTGGTGGCTCGGCCCGGTGGTGGTCTTCTGGTTGATGGGCGTCCTGGCGGTGTGCAGCATCGTCTCGACGCTGCGCATCCGCGCCACCGAGATCGACGAGCGGCAGGCCCGCGGTCTCACCGCGTCGGCCGGTGACGACGCCGCGGGAGGCGCCCCGGGCGTCAGCGGTCTGCGCGTGCTGCTGACCAGCCGTCCGCTGCTGGTGTTCACGATCATCGCGTTCACCTTCCACCTGTCCAACGCGGCGATGCTGACGTCGGTGAGCCAGCTGCTGACCCGGGTAGTCGGCAAGGACGGTGCGACGTCGCTGGTCGCGCTGTGCGTGCTCGCCGCGCAGCTGGTGATGATCCCCGTGGCGATCCTCGTCGGCCGCAAGGCCGACGTGTGGGGCCGCAAGCCGATCTTCCTGGCGGCGTTCGGCGTCCTCGCTGCACGCGGCCTGCTGTACACGGTGTCGGACAACGGGACGTGGCTCCTCGTGGTGCAGGCGCTCGATGGCGTCGGCGCCGGCATCTTCGGTGCCCTGTTCCCCGTCGTCGTCGCCGATCTGACCCGCGGCACCGGGCGCTTCAATCTGGCCCAGGGCGCCGTCGCGACGTCGCAGGGGCTCGGCGGTGCGCTCAGCGCCGGGCTCGCCGGGGCGATCATCGTGGCGCTCGGCTACGACGTCGCGTTCTGGACGCTCGCGGGCATCGCGGTGGTCGGGCTGGTGCTGTACGCGACCCTCATGCCCGAGACCCGGCCGGCCCCCGGCGGCACCCCCGAGACCGGCGCCGCGAAGGCCGCCACCGGCTAG
- a CDS encoding TIGR04338 family metallohydrolase: MARDAQRARVYAAEEFVRSLFDRAQSRSGATVDFFGATLTLPPEARFGSVTSVRTYVAGVLGHPAVRERWPDAPPLAVRTRRGSTAAHYEVRDGRAAIAVPDGAAVSAVAGGSAPWALRELVVLHEIAHHLCGAEEAHGPEFVATFTDLADAVMGPEVGYVLRVVYAKEGAR; this comes from the coding sequence GTGGCACGCGACGCGCAGCGCGCCCGGGTGTATGCCGCCGAGGAGTTCGTCCGCAGCCTGTTCGACCGCGCGCAGTCCCGTAGCGGCGCGACCGTCGACTTCTTCGGCGCCACCCTCACCCTGCCGCCGGAGGCCCGGTTCGGGTCGGTGACGTCGGTGCGGACCTACGTGGCCGGCGTGCTCGGCCACCCCGCCGTCCGCGAACGCTGGCCGGACGCACCGCCGCTCGCCGTGCGGACTCGGCGCGGCAGCACCGCCGCGCACTACGAGGTCCGCGACGGCCGCGCCGCGATCGCCGTGCCGGACGGCGCAGCGGTCAGCGCCGTCGCGGGAGGCAGCGCGCCGTGGGCGCTGCGGGAGCTGGTGGTGCTGCACGAGATCGCCCACCACCTGTGCGGCGCGGAGGAAGCGCACGGGCCGGAATTCGTCGCGACGTTCACCGACCTCGCCGACGCCGTGATGGGCCCGGAGGTCGGCTACGTGCTGCGGGTGGTCTACGCCAAGGAGGGGGCGCGGTAG
- a CDS encoding DUF2786 domain-containing protein yields the protein MSDPKMLARIAALLRQAENTENAHEAEAFMAAAQRLATTTSIDLAVARAHAATRTAVQTPTQRTITIGDAGTRGLRTYVQLFVGIAAANDVKCDVASNSTFVHAYGFAEDIDATHALYASLVLQMVKASEAYIDSGAHRPTPTITARLNFQLAFGARVGARLADAREEARQQAAATRDDQPGTALALRNKDIELTSFYRTASKARGTWRASSASAGYSSAARRAGDRAGQRASLGPSTELSGARGALDR from the coding sequence ATGAGTGATCCCAAGATGCTGGCCCGCATCGCCGCACTGCTGCGACAGGCCGAGAACACCGAGAACGCCCACGAGGCCGAGGCCTTCATGGCGGCCGCCCAGCGGTTGGCCACCACCACCTCGATCGACCTCGCGGTGGCGCGCGCCCACGCCGCAACCCGTACCGCCGTGCAGACGCCGACGCAGCGCACCATCACGATCGGCGACGCCGGCACCCGCGGGCTGCGCACCTACGTGCAGCTCTTCGTCGGCATCGCCGCCGCGAACGACGTGAAGTGCGACGTCGCCTCCAACTCGACGTTCGTGCACGCCTACGGGTTCGCCGAGGACATCGACGCGACGCACGCGCTGTACGCGTCCCTGGTGTTGCAGATGGTGAAGGCGTCGGAGGCCTACATCGACAGCGGCGCGCACCGGCCGACGCCCACGATCACCGCCCGGCTGAACTTCCAGCTCGCCTTCGGGGCGCGGGTCGGGGCGCGCCTCGCCGACGCCCGCGAGGAGGCCCGCCAGCAGGCCGCCGCCACCCGCGACGACCAGCCCGGTACCGCACTCGCGTTGCGCAACAAGGACATCGAGCTGACGTCCTTCTACCGCACCGCATCGAAGGCGCGCGGCACGTGGCGGGCCAGCAGCGCGTCCGCGGGGTACTCGTCGGCGGCCCGCCGCGCCGGTGACCGGGCGGGCCAACGTGCCTCGCTCGGTCCCAGCACCGAACTCTCCGGTGCCCGCGGCGCGCTGGACCGCTGA
- a CDS encoding alpha/beta hydrolase family protein, whose product MRVALRRARAAVAVALVALPLAVGCSSAPEAAAPSTPNPGWTDEDVTFDADGLTLHGTYRHRGDAAPGPAALLISESGNTDRNGDNAVAGPVGNMRQLAEYLSDHGVASLRYDKVGTGKTGLGPYAARPADVGSAVYTAGAKSAARFLAGQTRTDKTRISVYAVGEGTVHAMALATDTAADALKVHSLALLQPLSGRYLDIISGRVHTDVDSAVASGAKTRQQGDDVLAAWAAAVDEARTRGTAPAKLPEGLGAILNPGNVKAVVEADAIDPQALAAKVPAGTPVLATCSDSDAQADCATEKPLFDALRRTALTVVELKGVNHVLRDDPTDSVANYAKKAPLSPQLTTALDAFVGR is encoded by the coding sequence GTGAGGGTCGCGCTGCGCCGTGCGCGGGCCGCGGTGGCGGTGGCGCTGGTGGCGCTGCCGCTGGCCGTCGGCTGCTCGTCGGCACCCGAGGCCGCGGCGCCCAGCACGCCGAATCCCGGCTGGACCGACGAGGACGTGACGTTCGATGCGGACGGACTGACGCTGCACGGCACCTACCGGCACCGCGGCGACGCCGCGCCGGGACCCGCCGCGCTGCTGATCTCCGAGAGCGGCAACACCGACCGCAACGGCGACAACGCCGTGGCGGGGCCGGTCGGCAACATGCGCCAGCTCGCCGAGTACCTGTCCGACCACGGCGTCGCGTCGCTGCGCTACGACAAGGTCGGAACCGGCAAGACGGGCCTCGGCCCCTACGCGGCCCGCCCGGCGGACGTGGGCAGCGCCGTCTACACCGCCGGGGCGAAGTCCGCCGCGCGGTTCCTCGCCGGGCAGACCCGGACCGACAAGACCCGCATCTCGGTCTACGCCGTCGGCGAGGGCACGGTGCACGCCATGGCCCTGGCCACCGACACCGCCGCCGACGCGCTCAAGGTGCACTCGCTGGCGCTGCTGCAACCGCTGTCGGGTCGCTACCTCGACATCATCAGCGGCCGCGTCCACACCGACGTCGACTCCGCCGTCGCGTCCGGGGCCAAGACCCGCCAGCAGGGCGACGACGTGCTCGCCGCGTGGGCCGCCGCCGTCGACGAGGCCCGCACCCGGGGCACCGCGCCGGCCAAGCTGCCGGAGGGGCTCGGCGCGATCCTCAACCCGGGCAACGTCAAGGCCGTCGTCGAAGCCGACGCCATCGACCCGCAGGCCCTCGCCGCCAAGGTGCCCGCCGGCACGCCCGTCCTCGCCACCTGTTCGGACTCCGACGCCCAGGCCGACTGCGCCACCGAGAAGCCGCTGTTCGACGCGCTGCGGCGCACCGCACTGACCGTCGTCGAACTGAAGGGCGTCAACCACGTGCTGCGCGACGACCCCACCGACAGCGTCGCCAACTACGCGAAGAAGGCACCGCTCTCGCCGCAGCTGACCACCGCGCTGGACGCCTTCGTCGGCCGGTGA
- a CDS encoding alpha/beta hydrolase, with translation MSATRTEREFSGVGSVRIVYDVWTPDGPPRGVVVLCHGYAEHAGRYGHVAARFGAAGLVTYALDQRGHGRSGGKRVRLNDISEYTGDFRTLMGVAAAEYPDLPRIVLGHSMGGGVVFTYGTEHPGDYAAMVLSGPAVHAQDGVSSMKVRLAKVVGRVLPGLPVEKLPADAVSRDPAVVAAYEADPLVHHGPLPAGIAKALIEVGETMPRRAGALTAPLLVVHGDADALIPVSGSRLLMECVGTDDAHLKVYPGLFHEVFNEPERDLVLDDVVSWIESHL, from the coding sequence GTGTCCGCCACCCGCACCGAGCGCGAATTCTCCGGCGTCGGCTCCGTCCGCATCGTGTACGACGTCTGGACGCCCGACGGACCACCGCGCGGCGTGGTGGTGCTGTGCCACGGCTACGCCGAACACGCCGGCCGCTACGGCCACGTCGCCGCCCGCTTCGGCGCGGCCGGCCTCGTCACCTACGCCCTCGACCAGCGCGGTCACGGCCGCTCCGGGGGCAAGCGGGTCCGGCTGAACGACATCTCCGAGTACACCGGTGACTTCCGGACCCTGATGGGCGTCGCGGCCGCCGAGTACCCCGACCTGCCGCGCATCGTCCTCGGCCACAGCATGGGTGGCGGCGTCGTCTTCACCTACGGCACCGAGCACCCCGGCGACTACGCGGCGATGGTGCTGTCCGGCCCGGCGGTGCACGCCCAGGACGGGGTGTCGTCGATGAAGGTCCGCCTGGCGAAGGTGGTGGGCCGCGTGCTGCCCGGCCTGCCGGTGGAGAAGCTGCCCGCCGACGCGGTGTCGCGCGACCCGGCGGTCGTCGCGGCCTACGAGGCCGACCCGCTGGTGCACCACGGCCCGCTGCCCGCCGGCATCGCAAAGGCGCTCATCGAGGTCGGCGAGACCATGCCGCGACGGGCTGGGGCACTCACCGCGCCGCTGCTGGTGGTCCACGGCGACGCCGACGCGCTGATCCCGGTGTCGGGCAGCCGGCTGCTGATGGAGTGCGTCGGCACCGACGACGCACATCTGAAGGTGTACCCGGGCCTCTTCCACGAGGTGTTCAACGAGCCGGAACGCGACCTCGTGCTCGACGACGTCGTCTCCTGGATCGAGTCGCACCTGTGA
- a CDS encoding sigma-70 family RNA polymerase sigma factor, which yields MRRSPWVGSAGVSVLAEIPDLPESFDSKDDFLAGAQRYRRELLAHCYRMTGSLHDAEDLVQETYLRAWKSYEGFQGRSSVRTWLYRIATNTCLTSLDGRKRRPLPSGLGQPSSDPTGDIAEHREITWLEPLPDAPKEDPSDPSVIVESRESVRLAFVAALQHLSARQRAVLVLREVLQWKAAEVAEAIGTSTAAVNSLLQRARAQLDAVRPSEDGDVVAPDSREAGEQLARYVAAFENYDMDELVKLFTADAIFEMPPFDGWYQGPADIVTLSKTHCPAQGPGDMRFLATTANGQPAAALYMLNRETGRHEEFQLHVLEVRPGGVSHVVAFHAGEGLFARFGLPDVLV from the coding sequence ATGCGTCGGTCCCCGTGGGTAGGCTCCGCGGGTGTGAGCGTGCTCGCCGAGATTCCCGATCTTCCGGAGTCATTCGACTCGAAGGACGACTTCCTGGCCGGTGCCCAGAGGTACCGGCGGGAGCTGCTCGCGCACTGCTACCGCATGACCGGGTCGCTGCACGACGCCGAGGACCTGGTGCAGGAGACCTATCTGCGGGCGTGGAAGTCCTACGAGGGATTCCAGGGCCGGTCTTCGGTGCGGACCTGGCTGTACCGCATCGCAACCAACACCTGCCTGACGTCCCTGGACGGGCGCAAGCGGCGCCCACTGCCCTCCGGGTTGGGGCAGCCCTCGTCCGATCCGACCGGCGACATCGCCGAGCACCGCGAGATCACCTGGCTGGAGCCGCTGCCGGACGCCCCGAAGGAGGACCCCTCGGATCCGTCGGTGATCGTCGAGTCCCGCGAGTCGGTGCGGTTGGCGTTCGTGGCGGCGTTGCAGCACCTGTCCGCCCGGCAGCGCGCCGTTCTGGTGCTGCGCGAGGTGCTGCAGTGGAAGGCCGCCGAGGTGGCCGAGGCCATCGGCACGTCGACCGCCGCGGTGAACAGCCTGCTGCAGCGGGCGCGCGCACAGCTGGACGCCGTTCGGCCGTCCGAGGACGGCGACGTCGTCGCCCCCGACTCGCGCGAAGCCGGCGAGCAGTTGGCGCGGTACGTCGCGGCGTTCGAGAACTACGACATGGACGAGCTGGTGAAGCTGTTCACCGCCGACGCGATCTTCGAGATGCCGCCCTTCGATGGCTGGTACCAGGGTCCGGCGGACATCGTCACGCTGTCCAAGACGCACTGCCCGGCCCAGGGGCCCGGTGACATGCGATTCCTCGCGACCACGGCCAACGGGCAACCGGCGGCCGCCCTGTACATGCTCAACCGGGAGACCGGACGGCACGAGGAGTTCCAGCTGCACGTGCTGGAGGTCCGGCCCGGCGGGGTCTCGCACGTGGTGGCGTTCCACGCGGGCGAGGGGCTCTTCGCGCGGTTCGGCCTCCCGGACGTCCTCGTCTGA
- a CDS encoding MarR family winged helix-turn-helix transcriptional regulator: MYSVWLSDDEQRLWRDYLTMSGRLQAAMNRQLQRDNGLSLADYEVLVALAELADCRISDLGERLGWEQSRLSHQLTRMRGRGLIARRGASDDRRAATVALTDAGRAALDAAAPGHVELVRSVVFAGTSATDLRALSRWTAAVLRRLEE, encoded by the coding sequence ATGTATTCCGTGTGGCTGTCCGACGACGAGCAACGGCTGTGGCGTGACTACCTGACGATGAGCGGCAGGCTGCAGGCGGCGATGAATCGCCAACTGCAGCGGGACAACGGCCTGTCGCTCGCCGACTACGAGGTGCTGGTGGCGCTGGCCGAACTCGCCGACTGCCGCATCTCCGACCTCGGCGAGCGGCTGGGCTGGGAGCAGAGCCGGCTCTCGCACCAGCTGACCCGGATGCGCGGGCGCGGGCTCATCGCGCGACGCGGGGCGTCCGACGACCGCCGCGCCGCGACGGTCGCGCTCACCGACGCCGGCCGCGCGGCGCTGGATGCCGCCGCGCCGGGACACGTCGAGCTGGTGCGCAGCGTCGTGTTCGCGGGCACCAGCGCCACCGACCTGCGCGCGCTGAGCCGTTGGACCGCGGCGGTGCTCCGCCGACTGGAGGAGTGA
- a CDS encoding pirin family protein, with translation MATAEKTAENVEIRRAADRAATKISWLDSKHSFSFGGAYDPANTHHGLLLVNNDDIVTPGSGFDTHPHRDMEIVTWVLRGSLVHQDSTGHSGVIYPGLAQRMSAGRGILHSEKNDSWTLTGEASHAEPVHFVQMWVVPDESGITPGYQQLEIDDELLRGNLVTIASGMPEHAGDTAITIRNRYAALKGARLAPGDTVELPQAPYLHLFVPRGEVTLEGAGTLNEGDAVRFTASGGQRVTATEPSEILVWEMHASLAAA, from the coding sequence ATGGCCACCGCCGAAAAGACCGCCGAGAACGTCGAGATCCGTCGGGCCGCCGACCGCGCCGCCACGAAGATCTCCTGGCTCGACTCCAAGCACTCCTTCTCCTTCGGCGGCGCCTACGACCCGGCGAACACGCACCACGGGCTGCTGCTGGTCAACAACGACGACATCGTCACGCCGGGCTCGGGCTTCGACACCCACCCGCACCGCGACATGGAGATCGTCACCTGGGTACTGCGGGGCTCGCTCGTCCACCAGGATTCCACCGGCCACTCCGGCGTCATCTATCCCGGTCTGGCGCAACGCATGTCGGCCGGGCGCGGCATCCTGCACTCGGAGAAGAACGACTCCTGGACGCTGACCGGTGAGGCCTCGCACGCCGAGCCCGTGCACTTCGTGCAGATGTGGGTCGTGCCCGACGAATCGGGCATCACGCCGGGCTACCAGCAGCTCGAGATCGACGACGAACTGCTGCGCGGAAACCTCGTCACCATCGCCTCCGGCATGCCGGAGCACGCGGGTGACACCGCGATCACCATCCGCAACCGCTACGCCGCGCTCAAGGGTGCGCGACTCGCGCCCGGTGACACCGTCGAGCTGCCCCAGGCGCCGTACCTGCACCTCTTCGTCCCGCGTGGCGAGGTCACCCTCGAAGGCGCCGGCACCCTGAACGAAGGCGACGCGGTGCGCTTCACCGCCTCCGGCGGCCAGCGCGTCACGGCCACCGAACCATCGGAGATCCTGGTCTGGGAGATGCATGCGAGTCTGGCTGCGGCATAG
- a CDS encoding PQQ-dependent sugar dehydrogenase, with protein MRVWLRHSRSAIALGAVALMVAACSSSASDSPNGSSGASSSDESSSAETSSPAGASAAGLEQVTVQVPDDLRAAPFDAPRTARVPQGWTLSVWARTPKPRLLAWTPDGALLVSVPSTGEVLRMQPTGAGPQEDVLLSGLDQPHGMAFAGSTLYVAESDQVDAYDYADGRATNPRTVAAGLPDARSPDLRGAYSHALKSVAVGPDGAVYFSIGSTGNVSAEDRTATPPRATIMRIPPGGGPAAPFATGVRNGTGLAVAPDGTVWTAVNNRDNVAFPEEGPQYGQVVPDYVDENPPESLAKVTPGRELGWPYCNPSGGPANLAFIRDVQTNADGTKLDCAALPPVEQSFGAHSAPLGLGFVDGQLPAPYAAGALAGVHGSWNREPPRAPEVSFFPWRDGGLGDQQTLIGGFQGDDGSRWGRPVAAVVSPDRAVYVSDDYADAIYRLSPP; from the coding sequence ATGCGAGTCTGGCTGCGGCATAGTCGTTCGGCGATCGCCCTCGGGGCGGTCGCGCTGATGGTGGCGGCGTGCTCGTCGTCGGCCTCCGACTCGCCGAACGGGTCGTCTGGGGCCTCGTCGTCTGACGAGTCGTCTTCTGCGGAGACCTCGAGCCCGGCAGGAGCGTCGGCCGCCGGGCTGGAGCAGGTCACCGTCCAGGTGCCCGACGACCTGCGCGCCGCGCCGTTCGACGCGCCGCGCACCGCGCGGGTCCCGCAGGGCTGGACGTTGTCGGTATGGGCGCGGACGCCCAAGCCCCGTCTGCTCGCGTGGACCCCGGACGGCGCCCTGCTCGTCTCGGTGCCCAGCACCGGCGAGGTGCTGCGGATGCAGCCGACCGGCGCCGGACCGCAGGAGGACGTGCTGCTGTCCGGGCTCGACCAGCCGCACGGGATGGCGTTCGCCGGGTCGACGCTGTACGTGGCCGAGAGCGACCAGGTCGACGCCTACGACTACGCCGACGGCCGCGCGACGAATCCCCGCACCGTCGCTGCCGGGCTCCCCGACGCGCGCAGTCCGGACCTGCGCGGGGCGTACTCGCACGCGCTGAAGAGCGTGGCCGTCGGGCCCGACGGCGCCGTGTACTTCTCGATCGGTTCCACCGGCAACGTCTCCGCCGAGGACCGCACCGCCACTCCCCCGCGCGCGACGATCATGCGGATCCCACCCGGCGGTGGTCCCGCGGCACCGTTCGCGACGGGCGTGCGCAACGGCACCGGCCTCGCCGTCGCTCCGGACGGCACGGTGTGGACGGCCGTGAACAATCGCGACAACGTCGCGTTCCCGGAGGAGGGCCCGCAGTACGGGCAGGTGGTGCCCGACTACGTCGACGAGAACCCGCCGGAGTCGCTGGCGAAGGTCACCCCCGGGCGCGAACTCGGTTGGCCCTACTGCAATCCCAGCGGCGGTCCGGCGAACCTGGCGTTCATCCGCGACGTCCAGACCAACGCCGACGGCACGAAGCTGGACTGCGCCGCACTGCCGCCCGTCGAGCAGAGCTTCGGCGCGCATTCGGCCCCGCTCGGGCTCGGCTTCGTCGACGGGCAGCTGCCGGCGCCGTATGCCGCGGGAGCGCTCGCCGGCGTGCACGGGTCGTGGAACCGGGAACCGCCGCGCGCGCCGGAGGTGTCGTTCTTCCCGTGGCGCGACGGTGGCCTCGGCGACCAGCAGACCCTGATCGGCGGCTTTCAGGGCGACGACGGATCGCGCTGGGGCCGGCCGGTCGCCGCGGTCGTCAGCCCGGACCGCGCCGTGTACGTCAGCGACGACTACGCCGACGCCATCTACCGGCTGTCCCCGCCCTAG
- a CDS encoding phosphodiester glycosidase family protein: protein MSRPAAKLRRLVSCTTTLLLCASLQTVTHAPLARAADGAGLLASAIAATRGTYLVYHFGASHPAPMRNAAGDSYEMPSGGHLMIVKAASQRLTPRLLVDSHRGYQARCERDPRARTAEGLLQASEVFTPVQAWQALGQPTLAINANFFDVRGQAGGSWKTTGCSSPLGAYVDTTRGQGQANAAVTGTVPYAGKQGLSAGNETWTALHTMILPVAGAPFVVAPRSADDFDAAGPVIADLMAKGVRFVAVAGLGLLAPGDTGQLNDGGPSAARTALAYSREKDEMYVFQGGSHTPDQLQDLFRALGSDTAILLDGGGSSAIVLRREAGGMWAGAGVPRGSCDTQQVLCDSRERALPSWLAFS from the coding sequence GTGTCGAGACCCGCTGCAAAGCTCCGGCGCCTCGTCTCGTGCACCACGACGCTGTTGCTGTGCGCGAGTCTGCAGACCGTGACGCACGCGCCTCTCGCACGGGCTGCCGACGGCGCCGGACTGCTGGCGAGCGCGATCGCGGCGACGCGCGGCACCTACTTGGTGTATCACTTCGGCGCGAGCCATCCGGCCCCCATGCGCAACGCCGCCGGCGACTCCTACGAGATGCCCAGCGGCGGTCACCTGATGATCGTCAAGGCCGCCTCGCAGCGGCTCACCCCGCGCCTGCTCGTCGACTCGCACCGCGGCTATCAGGCCCGCTGCGAACGGGATCCGCGCGCCCGCACCGCCGAGGGACTGCTGCAGGCGTCGGAGGTCTTCACGCCCGTGCAGGCGTGGCAGGCGCTCGGGCAGCCGACCCTCGCCATCAACGCCAACTTCTTCGACGTGCGCGGGCAGGCCGGCGGCTCGTGGAAGACCACCGGGTGTTCGTCACCGCTCGGGGCATACGTCGACACCACCCGCGGGCAGGGCCAGGCCAACGCCGCGGTCACCGGCACGGTGCCCTACGCCGGCAAGCAGGGTCTGTCCGCCGGCAACGAGACGTGGACGGCGCTGCACACGATGATCCTGCCGGTCGCCGGGGCGCCGTTCGTGGTGGCACCGCGGTCGGCCGACGACTTCGACGCCGCAGGCCCGGTGATCGCGGACCTGATGGCCAAGGGCGTGCGCTTCGTCGCCGTCGCGGGGCTCGGGCTGCTCGCGCCGGGCGACACCGGCCAGTTGAACGACGGCGGTCCGAGCGCCGCACGCACCGCGCTGGCCTACTCCCGGGAGAAGGACGAGATGTACGTCTTCCAGGGTGGCAGCCACACGCCGGACCAGCTGCAGGACCTGTTCCGCGCCCTCGGCAGCGACACCGCCATCCTGCTCGACGGCGGCGGCTCGTCGGCCATCGTGCTGCGTCGCGAGGCCGGCGGGATGTGGGCGGGCGCCGGGGTGCCGCGCGGCTCCTGCGACACCCAGCAGGTGCTGTGCGACTCCCGGGAACGGGCGCTGCCGAGTTGGCTGGCGTTCAGTTGA